Proteins encoded together in one Bacteroides ovatus window:
- a CDS encoding outer membrane beta-barrel protein, which translates to MNIDSHIYSFQYRLITCYVLLLISLTVFAQSGKERFSGRVIDTETYQPVPFATVRLLALPDSTLLGGGATDAIGKFQLSVSIPNHATKAKSLLLQVSYIGYKQVFHPVSISSKSSSCELGDLNLTPESYALDEAVVVGQAPMAVTEGDTTVFNASAYRTPEGSMLEELVKQLPGGEIDADGKLLIHGKEVKKILVDGKEFFSDDPKAALKNLPVEMVEKLRAYERQSDLARLTGIDDGEEEMILDLSVKKNMKRGWMENFMGGYGSKDRYELANTLNRFRENSQLTIIGNLNNTNNQGFSELQNESSSSTGNIRSRMGLTTSRSLGLNATYDWKRVKLRSNVQYVGTDRLEDNRTTVDNFLREDKSINLGMSHSRQQNHALVANASLEWKMDSVTTLIFRPQYRFSSNDRENNGSQEGWGNDVLLNERESSGTNHNSRYNLALMLQLSRKLSRLGRNVALKVDYGTNASATDRTNLSTTRYFKNNTKKIQNQKIEDDVDGFNYRVQLVYVEPLPWRHFLQLRYSYQYRVNNSDRFVYDWDKELEEFAPDFDEESSNRFENQYSNHLVNLAIRTSQKKYNYNIGVDFEPQKSVSHSLLTDAPEDQLERSVMNFSPTVNFRYKFSKRTRLQIVYRGKGKQPNIRDLQPVTDRTNPLNIRVGNPSLKPSYMNTFTLNFNSYNTKHQRNIVATALFENTINNVTNQVTYDSETGVRTTSPVNMNGNWRAMGSFSLNTPFKNRNWIFRTYSYLQYRNQNGYTTLNKEEPVKTSVQHLTGRERLRITYRTRQMELTGLVGLTYNNSYNDVREKRTETFDYQAGTELQLYLPWGMELYNDLTYFLRTGYGYEGYAKANFMWNCQLSKAFLKRKQLLIRFKIYDILHQDISMIRTITATAIRDTDYNALGSYFMVHAILRLNMMGK; encoded by the coding sequence TTGAACATAGACAGCCATATTTATTCTTTTCAGTACCGTTTGATTACTTGTTATGTCTTGTTACTGATTAGTTTGACTGTTTTTGCTCAGTCCGGCAAAGAGCGTTTTTCCGGTCGTGTGATTGATACTGAAACCTATCAGCCGGTACCGTTTGCTACGGTCCGGCTTTTAGCTTTACCGGATAGTACATTGTTGGGCGGCGGTGCTACGGATGCTATCGGTAAATTCCAACTTTCCGTTTCCATTCCTAATCATGCAACTAAAGCGAAGTCTTTATTATTACAGGTTTCATATATCGGATATAAGCAGGTTTTTCATCCAGTTTCCATTTCCAGCAAAAGTTCTTCTTGTGAATTGGGGGATCTGAATCTGACTCCGGAAAGTTATGCTTTGGATGAAGCAGTGGTAGTAGGACAGGCTCCAATGGCGGTGACAGAGGGGGATACAACGGTATTCAACGCTTCTGCCTATCGTACTCCCGAAGGTTCAATGCTTGAAGAATTGGTAAAACAGCTTCCGGGAGGTGAAATAGATGCAGACGGTAAGTTGCTGATACATGGCAAGGAAGTAAAAAAGATTTTGGTGGACGGTAAAGAGTTTTTCTCTGATGATCCGAAAGCCGCTCTTAAAAATCTTCCTGTGGAGATGGTGGAGAAGTTAAGAGCGTATGAACGTCAATCAGATTTGGCACGTCTTACGGGAATAGATGACGGAGAGGAAGAGATGATTCTGGACTTGTCTGTGAAAAAAAATATGAAACGGGGCTGGATGGAGAATTTTATGGGAGGATATGGAAGTAAAGACCGTTATGAATTAGCCAATACCTTGAACCGTTTTCGTGAAAACTCTCAATTAACCATTATCGGGAATCTGAATAATACCAATAACCAGGGATTCTCGGAATTACAGAATGAATCTTCCAGTTCAACAGGTAATATCCGTAGCCGGATGGGACTGACTACTTCCCGCTCATTGGGGCTTAATGCAACTTATGACTGGAAGCGCGTTAAATTACGCTCAAATGTTCAATATGTGGGTACCGATCGTTTGGAAGACAACCGTACCACAGTCGACAACTTTCTCCGTGAGGACAAATCCATCAATCTGGGCATGAGCCATAGCCGGCAGCAGAATCACGCACTGGTAGCCAATGCTTCTCTTGAATGGAAAATGGATTCTGTTACTACATTGATTTTCCGTCCTCAATATCGCTTCTCGAGCAATGACAGGGAAAACAATGGCTCCCAGGAAGGGTGGGGGAATGATGTGTTGCTGAATGAGAGAGAGTCCTCCGGCACTAATCATAATTCCCGGTATAATCTGGCACTGATGTTGCAGCTTAGTCGGAAATTGAGTCGTCTGGGGAGAAATGTTGCTTTGAAGGTAGACTATGGTACTAATGCTTCAGCTACGGATCGGACGAACCTTTCTACTACCCGGTACTTCAAAAATAATACGAAGAAGATTCAGAATCAGAAAATAGAGGATGATGTTGACGGATTCAATTACCGGGTGCAGTTGGTGTATGTAGAGCCATTACCGTGGCGGCATTTCCTGCAACTACGTTACAGTTATCAGTATAGAGTGAATAATTCCGATCGCTTTGTCTATGACTGGGATAAGGAATTGGAAGAGTTTGCTCCCGATTTTGATGAAGAATCCAGTAACCGTTTTGAGAATCAATATAGTAATCATTTAGTAAATCTTGCGATACGTACCTCGCAAAAAAAGTACAATTATAATATTGGTGTTGATTTTGAACCTCAAAAGTCTGTTAGCCATTCATTGTTGACTGATGCTCCCGAAGATCAGTTGGAAAGATCGGTCATGAATTTTTCGCCTACTGTCAATTTCCGCTATAAGTTTTCAAAACGCACCCGTTTGCAAATTGTGTATAGGGGAAAAGGGAAACAGCCTAACATACGTGATCTCCAACCTGTGACCGACCGTACCAACCCTTTGAATATCCGTGTCGGAAATCCTTCGTTGAAGCCTTCATATATGAATACTTTTACGTTGAATTTCAATTCTTATAATACCAAACATCAGCGAAATATCGTAGCTACCGCTTTGTTCGAGAATACTATTAACAATGTAACCAATCAGGTGACTTATGATAGTGAAACCGGTGTACGAACTACATCTCCGGTCAATATGAATGGTAATTGGCGGGCCATGGGTTCTTTTTCTCTCAATACCCCTTTTAAGAATCGTAACTGGATATTTCGTACTTATTCCTATCTGCAATACCGGAATCAGAATGGCTATACAACCTTGAATAAAGAAGAACCGGTGAAAACTTCCGTACAGCATTTAACAGGACGTGAGCGTCTACGGATTACTTATCGTACCCGCCAAATGGAACTTACAGGGCTTGTTGGTCTGACTTATAACAATTCTTATAATGATGTACGGGAGAAGCGTACTGAGACTTTTGATTATCAGGCAGGAACCGAATTGCAGCTTTATCTTCCCTGGGGGATGGAGTTATATAATGACCTGACTTATTTCCTTCGTACCGGATATGGTTATGAGGGTTATGCCAAAGCAAATTTCATGTGGAATTGCCAGCTGTCAAAAGCCTTTTTGAAGAGGAAACAGTTACTAATCCGCTTCAAAATATATGATATTCTTCATCAGGACATTTCTATGATACGCACGATAACCGCTACTGCCATTCGTGACACTGATTATAATGCATTAGGTTCTTACTTTATGGTGCATGCTATACTTCGTTTGAATATGATGGGAAAATAA
- a CDS encoding LruC domain-containing protein — translation MRRFWLACTMVIVVGISSCVDSDKDLYQEAPGAEINTSNFSTIQKVQVEIDYSDSESRVPFSIYDGNPLIEGENTTILKENVQALDGAWTDEQGKFTATVELPAYVSNVYIVSTSPFARQAIPAKIVNGVLKVSDTDEQLTTRASYRESTSFDKNRFKNLGWNTNLGSFDDRSGVINYAYKGNDPKLTLSKSEMKELRTTVSKVLNTLGSCPEEYRTQADLYVEEDETAVVLTALRGWTCWNSSLGYYYYRYDQAPASLKDVKVYAVFPNTQMTWNNGSLQASPQGIKEGTAVQLKYFDDPEYPKGKNFPKGYYIGFILACNAWNTYFTGFNSYTLTEGFYASSTKGFSTKVNSGIDVRTAMFKDKNSNIAIAFEDFMDDQNFTDVVFSLKANPEITNVPPVDEDLNTTIKKTGVYAFEDEWPKAGDYDMNDVLVQYTYQKVFNIFNEILSESFTFKTLYNKSTVFTNGLGFILSNEGNAQSTEYFIRKENEKDFTVASGADKFTRESNAIILTDNVKTNPNAEYKVTFKYGDKNSNKKQETSIDAFIYRPSKEGNRLEVHCPMKKPTSKVDTSLFGQYEDCSKPNEGIYYVSNQENIYPFAFYLSNANANDIAELKNFDKNEKKSISEIYPKFIDWAKYGTNADWYKKK, via the coding sequence ATGAGAAGATTTTGGTTAGCATGCACAATGGTAATTGTAGTGGGTATAAGCAGTTGTGTGGATAGTGATAAAGACTTATACCAAGAAGCTCCAGGGGCAGAAATTAACACCTCTAATTTTTCTACTATACAAAAAGTACAAGTAGAAATTGATTATTCCGATTCCGAATCAAGAGTTCCTTTTTCCATTTATGATGGAAATCCATTGATTGAAGGTGAAAACACCACCATTCTAAAAGAAAACGTTCAGGCATTAGATGGTGCATGGACAGATGAACAAGGTAAATTCACCGCAACGGTTGAATTGCCGGCTTATGTATCTAATGTGTATATCGTTTCTACATCACCTTTTGCCAGACAGGCAATACCAGCAAAAATAGTTAATGGTGTTTTGAAAGTATCAGACACAGATGAACAACTTACTACCAGAGCATCTTATAGAGAATCAACCTCATTTGATAAAAACAGATTTAAGAATCTAGGATGGAATACTAATCTCGGTTCATTCGACGATCGCAGTGGAGTTATTAATTACGCTTATAAAGGTAATGATCCTAAACTCACTTTAAGTAAATCTGAAATGAAAGAATTACGTACTACTGTAAGTAAGGTATTGAATACATTAGGAAGTTGTCCAGAGGAATATCGTACTCAAGCCGACTTATATGTAGAGGAAGATGAAACAGCCGTAGTACTAACTGCATTAAGAGGATGGACCTGTTGGAACAGTTCATTAGGCTACTACTATTACAGATACGATCAAGCTCCTGCCAGTCTGAAAGACGTAAAAGTATATGCTGTATTCCCCAATACTCAAATGACCTGGAATAATGGAAGCCTTCAAGCCTCTCCCCAAGGTATAAAAGAAGGTACAGCTGTACAACTAAAATATTTTGATGATCCGGAATATCCAAAAGGCAAGAACTTCCCCAAAGGATACTACATTGGTTTTATTCTCGCTTGCAACGCATGGAACACCTATTTTACAGGTTTCAACAGTTATACTCTAACCGAAGGATTTTATGCCAGTTCCACAAAAGGATTTAGTACTAAAGTTAATAGCGGTATAGATGTACGTACAGCTATGTTTAAAGATAAAAACAGTAACATTGCTATCGCCTTTGAAGATTTCATGGATGATCAGAATTTTACAGATGTTGTATTCTCATTAAAAGCCAATCCTGAAATCACTAATGTTCCTCCTGTAGATGAAGACTTAAATACAACTATTAAAAAGACAGGTGTATACGCATTTGAAGATGAATGGCCTAAAGCTGGTGATTACGATATGAATGACGTATTGGTTCAGTATACTTATCAAAAAGTATTCAATATATTCAATGAAATCTTAAGCGAGTCATTTACATTTAAAACTTTATATAATAAATCGACTGTATTTACTAACGGATTAGGTTTCATTCTTTCAAATGAGGGAAATGCACAGTCAACTGAATACTTTATTAGAAAAGAAAATGAAAAGGACTTTACTGTAGCTTCGGGAGCTGACAAATTTACTCGTGAAAGCAATGCAATTATATTGACAGATAATGTTAAAACAAACCCAAATGCCGAATATAAAGTAACATTCAAATACGGAGATAAAAACTCGAATAAAAAGCAGGAAACATCAATCGATGCATTCATATACCGTCCTAGTAAAGAAGGTAATCGCTTGGAAGTTCATTGTCCTATGAAGAAACCAACTTCTAAAGTCGATACTTCTCTCTTCGGACAATATGAAGACTGTTCTAAACCTAATGAAGGCATTTACTATGTATCGAATCAAGAGAATATTTATCCTTTTGCATTCTATTTGTCAAATGCCAATGCTAATGATATTGCAGAACTAAAGAACTTCGATAAAAACGAGAAGAAGTCTATCAGCGAAATCTATCCTAAATTTATAGACTGGGCTAAATATGGTACAAACGCCGATTGGTATAAGAAAAAATAA
- a CDS encoding ClC family H(+)/Cl(-) exchange transporter: protein MFRLIKKIKDKGRWRIFKLKLIDARLYFVSIFVGLLTGLVAVPYHYLLQFFFNLRHDFFDSRPKWYWYIPLFLLMWGILVFVSWLVKKMPLITGGGIPQTRGVINGRVDYKHPFLELVAKFVGGILALSTGLSLGREGPSVQIGSYVGYLVSKWGRVLSGERKQLLSAGAGAGLAAAFAAPLASSLLVIESIERFDAPKTAITTLLAGVVAGGVASWIFPINPYFHIDAVVPGMTFWGQVKLFLLLAAVVSVFGKFFSVTTLQVKRIYPAIKHPEYVKMLYLLFIAFLISMAEFNLTGGGEQFLLSQAMHPDTHILWIVGMMLLHFVFSTFSFSSGLPGGSFIPTLVTGGLLGQIVGLIMVQQGVIAYENISYIMLICMSAFLVAVIRTPLTAIVLITEITGHLEVFYPSIVVGGLTYYFTEMLQIKPFNVILYDDMIHSPAFKEEPRYTLSVEIMSGSYLDGKIVDELRLPERCVIINVHRDRKNLPPKGQTLMPGDQVQIEMDSQDIEKLYEPLVSMANIY from the coding sequence ATGTTTCGACTGATAAAAAAGATAAAAGATAAAGGTCGTTGGCGCATTTTTAAACTGAAGTTGATTGATGCCCGACTGTACTTTGTCAGTATCTTCGTAGGATTACTGACAGGACTTGTGGCTGTGCCTTATCATTACTTATTACAGTTTTTCTTTAATCTCCGTCACGATTTCTTTGATTCTCGTCCCAAATGGTATTGGTACATACCTCTTTTTCTTTTGATGTGGGGAATACTTGTATTCGTATCCTGGTTGGTAAAGAAAATGCCGCTTATTACCGGTGGGGGTATTCCGCAAACACGTGGAGTTATCAATGGCAGGGTTGATTATAAACATCCTTTTCTGGAATTGGTGGCAAAGTTTGTAGGTGGAATACTTGCATTAAGTACTGGATTATCTTTGGGGCGTGAAGGTCCCTCCGTGCAAATAGGTTCGTATGTTGGATATTTGGTATCCAAATGGGGGAGGGTGCTTAGTGGTGAACGGAAACAACTATTGTCTGCCGGCGCCGGTGCCGGGTTAGCTGCTGCTTTTGCTGCCCCATTGGCTTCATCATTGTTGGTGATCGAATCTATCGAGCGATTCGATGCACCTAAAACAGCTATTACCACTCTTTTGGCAGGAGTAGTGGCAGGTGGAGTTGCCAGTTGGATTTTCCCGATCAATCCTTATTTTCATATTGATGCTGTTGTACCGGGGATGACTTTCTGGGGGCAAGTGAAATTGTTTCTTTTGCTGGCAGCAGTGGTTTCTGTTTTTGGAAAGTTCTTTTCTGTCACCACTCTTCAAGTGAAACGTATTTACCCTGCTATTAAGCATCCGGAATACGTAAAGATGTTGTATTTGCTTTTTATAGCTTTTCTGATTTCTATGGCTGAGTTTAATCTGACCGGAGGAGGGGAGCAGTTCTTATTATCACAAGCTATGCATCCGGACACGCATATTCTCTGGATTGTCGGCATGATGTTGTTGCATTTTGTTTTTAGCACTTTTTCTTTTTCTTCGGGTTTACCGGGAGGAAGTTTTATCCCGACGCTGGTGACGGGAGGACTTCTTGGACAAATAGTGGGATTAATTATGGTTCAACAGGGTGTTATTGCTTATGAGAATATTAGTTATATCATGTTGATTTGTATGTCTGCATTCCTTGTTGCAGTAATCCGTACCCCTTTGACAGCCATTGTACTAATAACCGAGATTACGGGACATTTGGAAGTCTTTTATCCTTCTATTGTTGTAGGCGGATTAACTTATTATTTTACGGAAATGCTTCAAATTAAACCGTTCAATGTTATTTTGTATGACGATATGATTCATTCGCCTGCATTTAAGGAAGAACCGCGTTACACATTGTCTGTAGAAATAATGAGCGGCTCTTATTTAGACGGGAAAATAGTAGATGAACTTCGTTTACCGGAGCGTTGTGTGATAATTAATGTTCATCGTGACCGGAAGAATTTGCCTCCTAAAGGGCAGACATTAATGCCCGGCGATCAGGTGCAAATAGAGATGGATTCGCAGGATATAGAGAAACTGTATGAACCTTTAGTCAGTATGGCGAATATTTATTAA